In a genomic window of Pseudoglutamicibacter albus:
- the guaA gene encoding glutamine-hydrolyzing GMP synthase, which translates to MNVTSAVNPPHPRPVLVIDYGAQYAQLIARRVREANVYSEVVPHTFSTEQILAKNPVALILSGGPSSVYADDAPKVPEGLFETGLPTLGICYGFQAMANALGGTVSHTNQREYGSTAVSSKGETCTLFDGLPDAQIAWMSHGDAVTEAPEGFAVLASTERTPVAAFADEDRKLYGVQWHPEVQHSTHGQQLLKNFLYESAGLSPDWTAQSVVEDQVARIREQIGTKRAICGLSGGVDSAVAAALVQRAVGDQLTCVYVDHGLMRAGESEAIEQAFGKAHGGAVLKVVDASEVFLDKLKGVTDPETKRKIIGEQFIRTFERAQAEIIAESEGEDVAFLVQGTLYPDVVESGGGEGAANIKSHHNVGGLPEDLEFELVEPLRELFKDEVRAVGTELGLPDEIVHRQPFPGPGLGIRIIGAVDKRRLDLLREADAIVREEMTNAGLDREVWQMPVVLLADVRSVGVQGDSRTYGHPIVLRPVTSEDAMTADWARLPYELIAKISNRITNEVDGVNRVVVDVTSKPPGTIEWE; encoded by the coding sequence TTGAACGTGACTTCTGCAGTAAATCCCCCGCATCCGCGCCCGGTGCTCGTGATCGATTATGGGGCCCAGTATGCGCAGCTGATTGCTCGGCGTGTACGTGAGGCTAACGTGTATTCGGAAGTTGTTCCGCACACGTTTTCGACCGAGCAGATCCTGGCGAAGAACCCTGTTGCCCTGATCCTGTCCGGTGGTCCGTCTTCGGTGTATGCCGACGACGCGCCGAAGGTTCCTGAGGGCTTGTTTGAGACCGGTTTGCCAACCTTGGGTATTTGTTATGGCTTCCAGGCGATGGCGAACGCTTTGGGCGGCACGGTTTCGCACACCAACCAGCGCGAGTATGGCTCGACCGCCGTGTCGTCCAAGGGCGAGACATGCACGCTCTTTGATGGCTTGCCGGATGCGCAGATCGCGTGGATGAGCCACGGGGACGCCGTGACCGAGGCGCCTGAGGGGTTCGCAGTTCTGGCGTCCACGGAGCGCACACCGGTGGCTGCTTTCGCTGACGAGGACCGCAAACTTTACGGTGTCCAGTGGCATCCAGAGGTCCAGCATTCCACGCACGGTCAGCAGCTTTTGAAGAACTTCTTGTACGAATCGGCTGGCTTGAGCCCGGACTGGACTGCGCAGTCTGTGGTCGAGGATCAGGTTGCCCGGATCCGCGAACAGATCGGCACCAAGCGCGCTATCTGTGGCTTGTCCGGTGGCGTTGATTCCGCGGTTGCTGCGGCTTTGGTTCAGCGCGCTGTGGGGGATCAGCTCACATGCGTGTATGTTGACCACGGTTTGATGCGTGCTGGTGAATCGGAAGCGATCGAGCAGGCGTTCGGTAAGGCTCACGGTGGGGCCGTGCTGAAGGTTGTTGACGCTTCCGAGGTGTTCTTGGACAAACTCAAGGGTGTCACTGACCCGGAGACCAAACGCAAGATCATCGGTGAGCAGTTCATCCGCACGTTTGAGCGTGCCCAAGCGGAGATTATCGCTGAGTCTGAAGGTGAGGACGTCGCGTTCTTGGTCCAGGGCACGCTGTACCCGGACGTTGTTGAATCCGGTGGCGGCGAAGGTGCTGCCAACATCAAGAGCCACCACAACGTGGGCGGTTTGCCGGAAGACCTTGAATTTGAGCTGGTTGAGCCGCTGCGTGAACTGTTCAAGGATGAGGTCCGTGCGGTAGGTACTGAGCTTGGTTTGCCGGATGAGATTGTTCACCGTCAACCGTTCCCCGGTCCAGGTCTTGGTATCCGCATCATTGGTGCGGTGGATAAGCGGCGTCTGGATCTGTTGCGGGAGGCCGATGCGATTGTCCGTGAGGAGATGACGAACGCCGGCCTGGATCGTGAAGTGTGGCAGATGCCGGTCGTGCTGCTCGCGGATGTTCGTTCGGTGGGTGTCCAGGGGGATAGCCGCACGTACGGACACCCGATTGTGTTGCGTCCTGTCACGAGTGAGGACGCGATGACAGCGGACTGGGCGCGCCTGCCGTATGAGCTGATCGCGAAGATCTCTAACCGCATCACGAACGAGGTCGATGGGGTCAACCGCGTGGTGGTTGACGTGACTTCGAAGCCACCGGGAACTATCGAATGGGAGTAA
- a CDS encoding DUF3817 domain-containing protein, with protein MTEQNGIPRPEDVPIPEDDPMPQRRQGFGGTETQIRGAAVFFRIAAYATGVMLLLLVVEMVLKYAFNLIAYAGGTMLRTGEANVFTLAEPGMVVDAFNVSIAVLIVHGWLYVVYLLATFMLWSRMRWDLKQLILIALGGVVPFLSFVMEKKVHQQVVEELQKNPQQLRRY; from the coding sequence ATGACTGAGCAGAATGGCATTCCACGTCCGGAGGATGTTCCTATTCCAGAGGATGACCCGATGCCGCAACGTAGGCAGGGGTTCGGCGGGACTGAGACCCAGATCCGTGGCGCGGCGGTGTTCTTCCGTATCGCCGCGTATGCGACCGGTGTCATGTTGTTGCTGTTGGTTGTTGAGATGGTGCTGAAGTACGCGTTCAACTTGATCGCGTATGCGGGCGGCACGATGCTGCGCACGGGTGAGGCGAACGTGTTCACGTTGGCTGAGCCTGGCATGGTGGTCGATGCGTTCAACGTTTCGATTGCGGTGTTGATTGTGCACGGCTGGCTCTATGTTGTGTACTTGCTGGCGACGTTCATGTTGTGGTCCCGCATGCGGTGGGACTTGAAACAGTTGATCCTGATCGCGTTGGGCGGGGTGGTTCCGTTCCTTTCGTTTGTGATGGAGAAGAAGGTTCACCAGCAGGTTGTTGAGGAGCTTCAAAAGAATCCGCAACAGCTGCGCCGGTACTGA
- a CDS encoding SURF1 family protein, producing MFKTALQPKWLALLLACLVVSTGFVWLSKWQFERAMDYAPTTQEKSETAVPLESHFEPGKDMTHADADQIVTMKGRYIEGTQAYVQDRLFEGEQGFWVVQAFEVDGVSDVMPVVRGWQPGETEVPPATDATEVTITGRLLPSEAPIASGRSADMHGLPVLKDVSAARLSNMWNRDAYAGFVVVFEQSPDDVKAGVDELKHVYVAPGYLQENRLNWLNVFYGVEWVVFALFSLFVWWRLVRDDYQNELKFEAEMAAWQKRQDARVAQAQAEARQRLATETQPEAGTGDDSAPGVAGPESRENG from the coding sequence GTGTTCAAGACTGCGCTTCAACCTAAATGGCTGGCACTGCTGCTTGCGTGTTTGGTGGTGTCAACCGGGTTCGTTTGGCTCAGTAAATGGCAGTTTGAACGGGCCATGGACTACGCGCCGACCACGCAAGAGAAGTCAGAGACAGCGGTCCCGCTTGAGAGCCATTTTGAGCCGGGCAAGGACATGACTCACGCGGACGCTGATCAAATCGTGACGATGAAGGGCCGCTACATCGAAGGCACGCAGGCTTATGTTCAGGACCGGCTCTTTGAGGGCGAGCAGGGGTTCTGGGTTGTTCAGGCTTTCGAGGTCGACGGTGTCTCTGATGTGATGCCGGTTGTGAGGGGGTGGCAACCTGGCGAGACGGAGGTGCCGCCTGCCACGGACGCAACCGAGGTGACCATCACGGGCCGTTTATTGCCATCTGAAGCGCCGATCGCTTCCGGCCGCTCGGCAGATATGCATGGTCTGCCGGTCTTGAAGGACGTCTCGGCGGCCCGTTTGTCGAACATGTGGAACCGGGATGCTTATGCCGGTTTCGTGGTGGTGTTTGAACAGAGCCCGGACGATGTCAAGGCCGGGGTAGATGAGCTGAAACACGTGTATGTTGCGCCGGGGTATTTGCAGGAGAACCGTTTGAACTGGCTCAACGTGTTCTATGGCGTTGAGTGGGTTGTGTTCGCTCTGTTCTCACTGTTTGTGTGGTGGCGCCTGGTTCGCGATGATTATCAGAACGAATTGAAGTTTGAGGCCGAGATGGCTGCCTGGCAGAAGCGGCAGGATGCCCGCGTTGCACAGGCTCAGGCTGAAGCGCGGCAGCGGCTCGCAACCGAAACCCAGCCGGAGGCCGGGACAGGCGATGATTCAGCGCCGGGTGTTGCTGGGCCGGAAAGTAGAGAGAACGGGTAG
- a CDS encoding YoaK family protein, giving the protein MPISIRRRHIAHMLILTFSSGIIDAIGFLALGRVFPGNMTGNVAILGVTLSGASELSALRPALAFGFFLFGAAIAGAH; this is encoded by the coding sequence GTGCCCATCTCTATCCGCAGACGTCACATCGCGCACATGCTGATCCTCACGTTCAGCTCAGGAATCATCGACGCGATCGGGTTCCTCGCGCTCGGGCGCGTCTTCCCCGGCAACATGACCGGCAATGTCGCGATCTTAGGCGTTACGCTCTCGGGAGCGTCCGAACTCTCCGCGCTACGGCCTGCGCTGGCCTTCGGGTTCTTCCTCTTCGGCGCCGCTATCGCCGGCGCGCACTAG
- a CDS encoding GuaB3 family IMP dehydrogenase-related protein: MTSEIEIGRYRRARRAYSLDDVAIVPNRRTRDPEDVSTRWQIDAFTFDVPFMGAPMDSAMSPKTAIALGKLGGLGVLNLEGIWTRHENPEAVLEEIASLESAQQRGSNPKVTRRLQELLAAPIRPELIHERLAEIREAGVVVAGSLTPMRTQEHYRTVLEAGVDLFVIRGTTVSAEHVSEGREPLNLKQFIYELDVPVIVGGAAGYTPALHLMRTGAAGVLVGFGGGATGTTRRAMGIHVPMATAIADVAAARTAYLDESGGRYVHVIADGGVSTSGDIVKALGCGADAVMLGTALARAEEAPGHGWHWGMEAAHERLPRGDRVFVGTVGPLEQVVYGPSHHTDGTSNLAGMLRSSMATTGYVDLKHFQHVDMVLAPYSS, encoded by the coding sequence GTGACTAGCGAGATTGAGATCGGCCGTTATCGTCGCGCCCGCCGCGCGTATTCCCTCGATGATGTGGCAATTGTGCCGAATCGTCGTACACGTGACCCGGAGGACGTGTCGACCAGGTGGCAGATTGACGCGTTCACGTTCGATGTGCCGTTCATGGGGGCGCCGATGGATTCGGCGATGTCACCTAAGACGGCGATCGCTTTGGGCAAGCTGGGCGGCCTAGGGGTTCTGAACCTGGAAGGTATCTGGACCCGCCACGAGAACCCTGAAGCGGTGCTCGAGGAGATCGCCTCGCTTGAATCGGCTCAGCAACGCGGCTCCAACCCGAAGGTGACTCGCCGCCTGCAGGAACTGTTGGCGGCCCCGATCCGTCCTGAGCTGATCCATGAGCGCCTAGCGGAGATCCGTGAAGCCGGGGTAGTGGTTGCTGGTTCTTTGACGCCGATGCGCACCCAGGAGCACTACCGCACGGTGCTTGAAGCTGGCGTGGATCTGTTCGTGATCCGCGGGACCACGGTATCGGCAGAGCACGTGTCTGAGGGCCGTGAACCGTTGAACCTCAAGCAGTTCATTTACGAGCTCGACGTTCCGGTGATCGTGGGTGGGGCTGCCGGCTACACCCCGGCGTTGCACTTGATGCGCACCGGGGCGGCGGGTGTTCTGGTTGGTTTCGGTGGCGGCGCTACCGGCACAACCCGCCGTGCGATGGGCATCCACGTACCGATGGCGACCGCAATCGCCGATGTGGCTGCGGCACGCACCGCGTACCTGGATGAATCCGGTGGCCGCTACGTGCACGTCATCGCTGATGGCGGCGTCTCGACCTCGGGTGACATCGTCAAGGCTTTGGGCTGTGGTGCTGATGCCGTGATGTTGGGTACCGCCCTGGCTCGTGCCGAGGAAGCGCCCGGTCACGGCTGGCACTGGGGCATGGAGGCCGCCCACGAACGTCTGCCGCGCGGAGACCGCGTGTTTGTTGGCACGGTTGGCCCGCTCGAACAGGTTGTCTACGGGCCATCGCATCACACGGACGGAACCTCGAACCTCGCCGGAATGCTGCGCTCCTCGATGGCCACGACCGGTTACGTGGACCTCAAACACTTCCAGCACGTCGACATGGTGCTGGCCCCATACAGTTCCTAG
- the guaB gene encoding IMP dehydrogenase: MSSSDDFNPFAFEGLTYDDVLLLPGPTDVIPSEADTTTQLTRRIDIKVPIISAAMDTVTEARMAIAMARQGGMGIIHRNVSIDDQARQVDTVKRSESGMISDPVTVSPEATLADLDALCARYRVSGLPVVDEERTLLGIITNRDTRFVPRADWPSIKVSEKMTPMPLVTAPVGTTREKTLELLAQHRIEKLPLVDDRNKLMGLITVKDFDKAEDYPLATKDDEGRLRVGAAVGFFGEGYDRAMALVDAGVDALVVDTANGHSQGVLDMIARLKKDPAAAHVDVIGGQAATYEGAKALIDAGADAIKVGVGPGSICTTRVVAGVGVPQVTAIYEASKAARKAGVPLIADGGLQYSGDIGKALVAGADSVMLGSLLAGTQESPGDLVFVNGRQFKSYRGMGSLGAMQTRGKNTSYSKDRYFQADVPSDEKLIPEGIEGQVPYRGPLAAVVHQLVGGLRQTMFYVGGHTIAELKEKGKFVRITAAGLKESHPHDIAMTVEAPNYRRG; encoded by the coding sequence GTGAGCTCAAGCGATGACTTCAACCCATTTGCCTTCGAAGGCCTCACATACGATGACGTCCTGCTGTTACCAGGGCCAACCGATGTGATCCCTTCCGAGGCGGACACGACCACACAGCTGACCCGCCGCATCGACATCAAGGTGCCGATCATCTCCGCCGCGATGGACACCGTGACCGAGGCGCGGATGGCGATCGCGATGGCGCGTCAGGGCGGCATGGGGATCATCCACCGCAACGTATCCATCGACGATCAAGCACGCCAGGTCGATACGGTCAAGCGTTCTGAATCCGGGATGATCAGTGACCCGGTCACCGTCAGCCCTGAAGCCACGCTCGCTGACCTCGATGCGCTGTGCGCCCGCTACCGGGTCTCCGGCCTGCCGGTGGTGGATGAGGAACGCACCTTGCTCGGCATCATCACCAACCGTGACACCCGTTTTGTGCCGCGCGCTGATTGGCCAAGCATCAAGGTCTCCGAGAAGATGACCCCGATGCCGCTCGTCACGGCCCCTGTGGGCACCACGCGTGAGAAGACGCTCGAGCTGCTGGCTCAGCACCGCATCGAGAAGCTTCCGTTGGTTGATGACCGCAATAAGCTCATGGGCCTCATCACCGTCAAGGACTTCGATAAGGCCGAGGATTATCCGCTGGCAACCAAGGACGACGAGGGCCGCTTGCGTGTTGGCGCGGCTGTCGGTTTCTTTGGCGAGGGCTATGACCGTGCGATGGCGTTGGTTGATGCCGGCGTGGACGCGCTGGTGGTGGATACCGCGAACGGGCATTCCCAGGGTGTTCTGGACATGATCGCTCGCCTCAAGAAGGACCCTGCCGCAGCTCACGTGGATGTGATCGGCGGGCAGGCTGCAACCTATGAGGGCGCGAAGGCGCTCATCGACGCTGGCGCGGACGCGATCAAGGTGGGCGTTGGCCCGGGCTCGATCTGCACAACCCGCGTTGTTGCCGGCGTTGGTGTCCCGCAGGTCACCGCGATCTATGAGGCATCCAAGGCAGCACGCAAGGCCGGTGTCCCGTTGATCGCCGATGGCGGCCTGCAGTACTCCGGTGACATCGGCAAGGCGCTGGTTGCTGGCGCTGACTCGGTCATGCTCGGCTCGCTACTGGCCGGAACCCAGGAATCCCCAGGCGACCTGGTGTTCGTCAACGGCCGCCAGTTCAAGAGCTATCGCGGCATGGGCTCGCTCGGTGCGATGCAGACCCGCGGGAAGAACACCTCGTATTCGAAGGACCGCTATTTCCAGGCCGATGTGCCAAGTGATGAGAAGCTCATCCCGGAAGGCATCGAAGGTCAGGTCCCGTACCGCGGCCCGCTCGCCGCGGTTGTGCATCAGCTTGTGGGTGGCCTGCGGCAGACCATGTTCTATGTGGGCGGCCACACGATCGCCGAGCTGAAGGAGAAGGGCAAGTTCGTCCGCATCACCGCAGCTGGCCTGAAGGAATCGCATCCGCATGACATCGCGATGACGGTCGAGGCCCCGAACTACCGCCGCGGCTAA
- the groL gene encoding chaperonin GroEL (60 kDa chaperone family; promotes refolding of misfolded polypeptides especially under stressful conditions; forms two stacked rings of heptamers to form a barrel-shaped 14mer; ends can be capped by GroES; misfolded proteins enter the barrel where they are refolded when GroES binds), whose amino-acid sequence MAKQLAFNDAARKALEAGVDRLADTVKVTLGPRGRNVVLDKQWGAPTITNDGVTIARDVELKDPYENLGAQLAKEVATKTNDIAGDGTTTATVLAQALVKEGLRNVAAGAAPGEIKRGIETAVEAVEARLLENAREVQDENVAHVGAISAQSDEVGELLAEAFKKVGTDGVITIEESNTTQTVLDVTEGMQFDKGYLSPHFVTDAERQEAVLEDAYVLINSGKISALQDIVPLLEHVLKESKPLFIIAEDIEGEALSTLVVNKLRGTLNVVAVKAPGFGDRRKAMLQDIAILTGAQVVSQDLGLRLDQVGPEVFGKVRRVTVTKDNTTLVDGAGDDEEVAARVAQIKAEYENSDSEWDKEKLQERLAKLAGGVGVIKVGAATEVELKERKARIEDAVSSTRAALEEGIVAGGGTALVDALHVLDEDENLKAFEGDAATGVDIVRRALVTPVKQIAANAGFDGSVIAAKVSESPANHGFNAKTGVYEDLLAAGVIDPVKVTRSALRNAASIAALVLTTETLVVDKPAEEDED is encoded by the coding sequence ATGGCAAAGCAGCTTGCGTTCAATGACGCGGCGCGCAAGGCCCTCGAAGCCGGCGTTGATCGCCTGGCGGACACCGTCAAGGTCACACTCGGCCCGCGCGGGCGCAACGTGGTCCTCGACAAGCAGTGGGGCGCACCAACCATCACCAACGACGGTGTGACCATCGCTCGCGACGTCGAGCTCAAGGATCCATACGAGAACCTGGGTGCGCAGTTGGCTAAAGAAGTAGCCACCAAGACCAACGACATCGCCGGTGACGGCACGACCACCGCAACCGTTCTGGCGCAGGCCCTGGTCAAAGAAGGCCTACGCAACGTTGCGGCAGGTGCTGCACCAGGTGAAATCAAGCGCGGCATCGAAACCGCAGTCGAGGCCGTTGAGGCCCGCCTGCTGGAGAACGCGCGTGAAGTTCAGGACGAGAACGTCGCCCACGTCGGCGCGATCTCCGCGCAGTCCGATGAGGTCGGCGAGCTCCTGGCAGAGGCGTTCAAGAAGGTCGGCACCGACGGTGTCATCACCATCGAAGAATCCAACACGACCCAGACCGTGCTGGATGTGACCGAAGGCATGCAGTTCGATAAGGGCTACCTCTCGCCGCACTTCGTGACCGACGCTGAACGTCAGGAAGCAGTCCTCGAAGACGCTTACGTGCTGATCAATTCTGGCAAGATCTCCGCTCTGCAGGACATCGTTCCGTTGCTTGAGCATGTCTTGAAGGAATCCAAGCCGCTGTTTATCATCGCTGAAGACATCGAAGGCGAAGCGCTTTCGACCCTCGTGGTGAACAAGTTGCGCGGAACCCTCAACGTTGTTGCCGTGAAGGCCCCGGGCTTTGGCGACCGCCGCAAGGCGATGTTGCAGGACATCGCGATCCTCACCGGAGCCCAGGTAGTCTCCCAGGACCTCGGCTTGCGTCTGGACCAGGTTGGCCCAGAGGTGTTCGGTAAGGTCCGCCGCGTGACCGTGACCAAGGACAACACGACCCTGGTCGACGGTGCAGGCGATGACGAAGAGGTGGCCGCACGCGTAGCCCAGATCAAGGCAGAGTATGAGAACTCTGACTCCGAATGGGACAAGGAGAAGCTCCAGGAGCGCCTGGCTAAGCTCGCCGGCGGTGTTGGCGTCATCAAGGTTGGTGCCGCAACCGAGGTTGAGCTCAAGGAACGCAAGGCACGCATCGAAGACGCCGTGTCCTCGACCCGTGCAGCGCTTGAGGAAGGCATCGTCGCCGGTGGCGGTACCGCGCTGGTCGATGCGCTCCACGTGCTCGATGAAGACGAGAACCTCAAGGCATTCGAAGGCGACGCCGCAACCGGTGTTGACATCGTCCGCCGCGCCCTGGTGACCCCGGTCAAGCAGATCGCAGCCAACGCAGGCTTCGATGGATCCGTCATCGCAGCGAAGGTCTCTGAATCCCCAGCCAACCACGGTTTCAACGCCAAGACAGGCGTCTATGAAGACCTGCTGGCAGCTGGCGTGATCGACCCAGTCAAGGTGACCCGCTCGGCACTGCGCAACGCGGCATCGATCGCAGCGCTTGTGCTGACCACTGAAACCCTGGTTGTGGATAAGCCAGCCGAGGAAGACGAAGACTAA
- the groES gene encoding co-chaperone GroES, which yields MSISIKPLEDRIVIQQLEAEQTTASGLVIPDTAKEKPQEGKVVAVGAGRVDDKGNRIPVDVQEGDVVIYSKYGGTEVKIGGEEYLVLSARDVLAVVEK from the coding sequence ATGTCGATCTCTATCAAGCCCCTCGAAGATCGCATCGTCATCCAGCAGCTCGAAGCCGAGCAGACCACCGCTTCCGGCCTGGTGATCCCAGACACCGCCAAGGAGAAGCCTCAGGAAGGCAAGGTTGTTGCCGTTGGTGCAGGCCGCGTGGATGACAAGGGCAACCGCATCCCAGTGGACGTCCAGGAAGGCGACGTCGTGATCTACTCCAAATACGGCGGCACCGAAGTCAAGATCGGCGGCGAGGAATACCTCGTTCTGTCCGCTCGTGACGTGCTCGCAGTAGTCGAGAAGTAA
- a CDS encoding class I SAM-dependent methyltransferase, translating to MASSKKEGSITSNPAEPVAAAFTPEGQELLSQLTPDQAATKKLATELTLSLRKAGHPAGLVSAVVHQLALRFKARAKFGPFAERMILTQAGLEQATRLPVAARHAGRMRDAGVGHVADLGCGLGADAMAMAALGIDVTAVEADEVTAAAATVNTAPFPNVTVVHGLAEEADISAADAVWMDPARRETTTSGTRRRWNPEAFSPPLSFVETLADRGLPMGVKLGPGIPHESIPETAEAQWVEHNGSVVEATLWFNEARRAQVRRAALVLKDDQTAELTSSAAHPDLDSDALALGEDVPIIETDSNLSLPVLSDTATYGTYLHEPAGAVIRAGLVADLAVQLEATGLDPHIAYLTGDTASATPLANSYRIDMVMPYKIKALRSWVRDNRIGQLTIKKRGLDVTPEELRTILLGKGHGDGSATLVLTRIGKQRIVFGCELIPGSAV from the coding sequence ATGGCATCCAGCAAAAAAGAAGGCTCCATCACGTCTAACCCGGCGGAGCCGGTCGCCGCGGCCTTCACACCTGAAGGCCAAGAGCTGCTCTCCCAGCTGACCCCGGATCAGGCTGCGACCAAGAAGTTAGCAACCGAGCTGACCTTGAGCCTGCGCAAGGCCGGGCATCCAGCGGGCCTGGTTTCCGCCGTCGTGCATCAGCTTGCCTTACGTTTCAAGGCTCGGGCTAAGTTCGGGCCATTCGCTGAGCGGATGATTCTCACGCAGGCGGGCCTCGAACAGGCAACCCGCCTACCTGTTGCTGCGCGCCATGCGGGCCGGATGCGCGATGCCGGTGTGGGGCACGTTGCGGACCTCGGTTGCGGTTTGGGTGCGGACGCGATGGCGATGGCCGCGCTGGGAATCGATGTGACCGCGGTCGAGGCCGACGAGGTCACGGCAGCCGCGGCGACCGTGAACACCGCTCCGTTCCCTAACGTCACGGTGGTGCATGGGCTCGCTGAGGAAGCCGATATTTCTGCCGCCGATGCGGTATGGATGGACCCTGCACGCCGCGAAACCACGACTTCGGGCACGCGCCGCCGCTGGAACCCTGAAGCGTTCTCTCCCCCGTTGTCTTTCGTGGAGACACTGGCTGACCGTGGGCTTCCGATGGGGGTCAAGCTCGGGCCTGGGATCCCGCACGAATCGATCCCTGAGACCGCGGAGGCGCAGTGGGTTGAGCACAACGGCAGCGTGGTCGAAGCCACGCTGTGGTTTAACGAGGCGCGGCGGGCGCAGGTGCGGAGGGCCGCGCTGGTGTTGAAGGACGATCAGACTGCAGAACTGACCTCGAGTGCCGCCCACCCCGACCTGGATTCAGATGCTCTCGCGCTCGGCGAGGATGTGCCCATAATCGAAACCGACAGCAACCTGTCACTTCCCGTCCTCTCAGACACAGCCACGTACGGAACCTATCTTCACGAACCTGCCGGCGCAGTCATCCGCGCCGGGCTCGTAGCCGATCTGGCCGTACAGCTTGAGGCGACCGGGCTTGACCCGCACATCGCCTACCTCACCGGCGACACCGCCTCCGCGACCCCGCTGGCCAACAGCTACCGCATCGACATGGTCATGCCCTACAAGATCAAGGCGCTGCGCAGCTGGGTACGCGACAACCGCATCGGGCAGCTCACCATCAAAAAGCGCGGCCTGGACGTCACACCGGAAGAGTTGCGCACGATTCTGCTGGGCAAAGGCCACGGCGACGGCTCAGCAACGCTTGTGCTCACGCGCATCGGGAAGCAACGAATCGTCTTCGGATGTGAGCTCATCCCCGGCTCCGCCGTATGA
- a CDS encoding glutamate--cysteine ligase — protein sequence MGIEFTPSEPSTLGIEWEIALVDRDTGDLRPEAPRILDELGQQGRINHPDGAPRLTRELLQNTVECVTGVHHTVSDAVADLASTARDVSDILDPLNTSLYCAGSHPFAEPTLQEVSDKDRYATLIDRTQWWGRQMVIYGVHVHVGIDHRDKVLPIVDGLINKQPHLLALTSSSPFWGGADTGYGSQRSLMFQQLPTAGLPFHFSQWFEYESYVADMLHTGVVDVLDEIRWDARPVPKYGTVEMRICDGLPDLDDIAAVAAYTQCLVTEMSDALDAGWDIPVMTPWFRVENKWRAARYGREAIIILNSAGDELLVTDQIAQDVERLAPIAERLGCAEELNHITTMMQQPCEYEQQRNVAEANGGDLAAVVQDNSQRLHASLDR from the coding sequence ATGGGCATCGAATTCACCCCGTCAGAGCCCTCGACCCTGGGGATCGAATGGGAGATCGCGCTCGTAGATCGCGACACCGGGGATTTGCGCCCGGAAGCCCCACGCATCCTTGACGAGCTTGGTCAGCAGGGCCGCATCAACCACCCGGACGGCGCGCCGCGGCTCACGCGCGAGCTGCTACAGAACACGGTCGAGTGCGTGACCGGCGTGCACCACACGGTATCCGATGCAGTCGCGGATCTCGCTTCCACGGCGCGTGACGTGAGCGATATTTTGGATCCGCTCAACACTTCACTGTATTGCGCAGGCTCCCACCCTTTCGCGGAACCGACCCTGCAAGAGGTTTCCGATAAGGACCGCTACGCGACCCTGATTGATCGCACCCAGTGGTGGGGCCGGCAGATGGTCATTTACGGCGTGCACGTGCATGTTGGGATCGATCACCGGGATAAGGTCCTGCCGATCGTTGATGGTCTGATCAATAAGCAGCCGCACCTTTTAGCGTTGACGTCCTCTTCGCCGTTCTGGGGTGGGGCTGACACCGGCTACGGTTCGCAACGATCGTTAATGTTCCAGCAGTTGCCCACCGCGGGGCTGCCGTTCCATTTCTCTCAGTGGTTCGAATATGAGTCCTATGTTGCGGATATGCTGCACACGGGCGTGGTGGATGTTTTGGATGAGATCCGGTGGGATGCCCGCCCGGTCCCTAAATACGGGACCGTTGAGATGCGGATTTGCGATGGGCTCCCGGATTTGGATGACATAGCCGCGGTCGCCGCCTACACCCAGTGCCTCGTCACGGAGATGTCGGACGCCCTGGATGCCGGATGGGACATCCCGGTCATGACGCCGTGGTTCCGCGTCGAGAACAAGTGGCGTGCGGCCCGCTACGGCCGTGAAGCGATCATCATCCTGAATTCGGCTGGTGATGAGCTGCTGGTGACCGATCAGATCGCTCAAGATGTTGAACGGCTCGCTCCGATCGCTGAACGCCTCGGTTGCGCTGAGGAACTCAACCACATCACGACGATGATGCAGCAGCCGTGCGAATACGAACAGCAACGCAACGTGGCTGAGGCCAACGGCGGCGACTTAGCCGCGGTTGTGCAGGATAACTCGCAGCGCCTGCACGCCTCGCTTGACCGCTAA